The Caenorhabditis elegans chromosome II genome has a segment encoding these proteins:
- the T05A7.13 gene encoding DUF38 domain-containing protein (Confirmed by transcript evidence): MKDTTELVEKVFHIGLIVNNIIQHTKSFDNFQELRLVNKLFNKGCIAALQKSHEKVTIEANEQNRFPFIFFNEDEIKMNKGVTVNKKYCTEHKFYEHLKFLKTLCNVRVKKLEVKKMNSLKHWDLTNAHKIIMEELIGDYKFLEICGRITEFIGMDCLCPRGCKHCTMIAEKCQKYGPLQFHMMTESRVNEKHFKELIISDKLLHFIADLSIEKMETSQSVLKYAHDFIPSFTCDHLILVLHKPKHRFFMRENSRIHTVPREILFEFLRKLKPISIELKFETISDDINLHLTHFNYHRGHFNDLDFYGLEREGFQDLNFSSLHINMTNVVKEEVEYGRIINCARLLFPTAKLKISSLGIFLQRKVILLT, translated from the exons ATGAAGGACACGACAGAACTTGTGGAAAAAGTTTTCCATATAGGATTAATTGTGAATAACATTATACAGcacacaaaaagttttgataactTTCAAGAACTTcga cTAGTCAATAAATTGTTCAATAAAGGATGCATAGCAGCACTACAAAAATCCCATGAAAAAGTCACAATTGAAGCAAACGAACAAAATCGATTcccatttatatttttcaacgaggatgaaattaaaatgaataaaggGGTTactgtcaataaaaaatattgtacaGAACATAAATTTTATGAGCATTTAAA GTTCTTAAAAACCTTGTGCAATGTGAGGGTAAAAAAACTCGAAGTGAAGAAAATGAATAGTTTGAAACACTGGGATCTTACGAATGCTCATAAAATTATCATGGAAGAACTCATTGGAGATTataagtttttagaaatat GTGGTAGAATCACAGAATTCATTGGAATGGACTGTTTATGCCCGAGAGGATGCAAACATTGTACAATGATagctgaaaaatgccaaaaatatgGCCCACTTCAATTTCATATGATGACTGAAAGCCGAGTCAACGAGAAACATTTTAAGGAGTTGATTATTTCTGATAA ACTGCTCCATTTCATTGCCGATctatcaattgaaaaaatggaaacgtCACAAAGTGTACTGAAATATGCCCATGATTTTATTCCATCTTTCACATGTGATCATCTTATTCTTGTACTCCACAAGCcaaaacatcgattttttatgaGAGAGAATTCAAGAATACACACTGTGCCGCgtgaaattttattcgaatttttgagaaagttgaAACCAATAtcaattgaattgaaatttgaaaccatCAGTGATGACATCAATTTGCACTTAACCCATTTTAACTATCATCGTGGACATTTCAACGATCTAGACTTCTACGGACTTGAACGAGAAGGATTCCAGGATTTGAACTTTTCGTCTCTTCACATTAATATGACAAATGTAGTTAAAGAAGAAGTAGAATATGGTAGAATAATTAATTGTGCCAGACTTTTATTCCCAACGGCGAAACTCAAAATATCAAGTCTGGGAATCTTTCTTCAACGGAAAGTAATATTATTGACATAA
- the ptp-10 gene encoding Tyrosine-protein phosphatase domain-containing protein (Partially confirmed by transcript evidence): protein MSQGRRAIRPSIGINKIHNDFPMLPNDGSAHSKREIKYKFMYGTFVGFPSLGPKYNGCVFAWIEQEQSYWQMMYDNDIRMIVTISGTQGEDNFYFPTIPEDDGIYKCGKFIISCESRVNMMFYTKRVLRFKAPLLSSKSRIIVSYTFHLWMGQAPGTEYLTKLYDILFNDETFTFGSNPSSPFLVIQYNIPINHIITFTLLDILRKTINESVKDSYTIEHLFPKVMDESVTVKSQKRIFSYKYFENAAQSRPKICWSSIK, encoded by the exons ATGTCCCAAGGGAGACGCGCAATTCGTCCATCCATCGGAATTAATAAAATACATAATGATTTTCCAA tGTTACCAAATGATGGTTCTGCGCATTCAAAAAGAGAGATTAAATACAAATTCATGTATGGAACATTTGTGGGATTTCCGTCTCTAGGTCCAAAATACAACGGCTGTGTTTTCGCATGGATTGAACAAGAACAAAGTTATTGGCAAATGATGTACGACAATGATATTCGAATGATCGTGACAATCAGCGGCACTCAAGGAGAGGACAATTTCTATTTTCCTACAATTCCAGAAGACGATGGTATTTACAAGTGTGGAAAGTTTATAATATCTTGCGAGTCTCGGGTCAATATGATGTTCTATACGAAAAGAGTCTTGAGATTCAAAGCACCACTTCTGTCTTCAAAGT CTAGGATCATTGTCAGTTACACCTTTCATTTATGGATGGGACAAGCTCCCGGCACGGAGTATTTGACAAAACTCTATGACATTTTGTTCA ACGATGAAACCTTCACCTTTGGTTCAAATCCTTCATCACCATTTCTTGTAATTCAATATAATATTCCGATCAATCATATCATAACCTTCACGTTGCTGGATATCCTCCGAAAAACTATAAATGAATCGGTGAAGGATTCATACACCATTGAGCatttgtttccaaaagttATGGATGAAAGTGTGACTGTTAAGAGTCAAAAACGCATATTTTCTTACAAGTACTTCGAAAACGCTGCACAGTCAAGACCGAAGATTTGTTGGAGCAGTATTAAATAG
- the T05A7.11 gene encoding F-box domain-containing protein (Confirmed by transcript evidence), translated as MSDPMEKIFSIDIVINNIIKHTYPFENFPDLRLVNRSFNKECINVLRQSHEKILIEARVPEVHLKPDDEGVTINGKFCKESSFHKRIRFLKNKCRVKIKYFEVKELHKLKHWDLQNTHRIIMDDLIGNCRYTIREFIGMSSICPEGCEGCTEIADKCNRYGPLQLHMVIRSRLDPHFKELIICDRLFSLIEQHKRRQYASYLQNLIPPFTCDHLILILNSSFSRDVAMELLAALNPKTVELRVGRFGAIRLHEAQHAPVNNWNLSHLHINMRNSEWLSKEDCAVTIHNASCLFPTEKLKISLPSCLVNLASMERNVIDLIPLIWRNVPKYIKIDLHLFPTVPKTTQTVKFFKNLRIENGQTVKWLRLEEKSREERRSANFLRLPEGPYMDMYFTIKDKSINRMLDIAVLVEEESFGKYYHSTINQKEYSASARKFITPEHVANCTRCYRHHGVNKSKSKWEFA; from the exons ATGTCCGATCCAATGGAGAAAATATTCAGTATTGATATTGTTATCAATAACATAATCAAACACACCTACccctttgaaaattttccagatcttCGA ctagTCAATCGATCTTTCAACAAAGAATGCATCAACGTACTTCGACAATCCCATGAGAAAATACTTATTGAAGCAAGAGTACCAGAAGTTCATTTGAAACCAGATGATGAAGGAGTTACGATCAATGGGAAGTTTTGCAAAGAGAGCTCGTTTCATAAAAGAATAAG atttttgaaaaacaaatgtagGGTGAAGATAAAATACTTTGAAGTGAAGGAACTCCATAAACTAAAGCATTGGGATCTTCAGAACACTCACAGAATTATTATGGACGACTTGATTGGAAATTGTC GTTATACTATCCGAGAGTTCATTGGAATGAGTTCAATTTGTCCAGAAGGATGTGAAGGTTGCACCGAAATTGCAGATAAATGCAATAGATATGGTCCACTACAATTGCATATGGTGATACGAAGTCGGCTCGATCCACATTTTAAGGAATTAATCATTTGTGACAG attgttctCATTGATCGAACAACACAAAAGAAGACAATACGCTTCATATCTCCAAAATCTGATTCCGCCATTCACATGTGACCATCTAATACTCATACTCAATAGTTCATTTTCCCGCGATGTTGCTATGGAACTTCTGGCTGCACTAAACCCAAAAACAGTAGAACTGCGAGTCGGGCGTTTTGGCGCAATTAGATTACACGAGGCTCAACATGCACCTGTCAATAATTGGAATTTATCACATCTTCACATTAATATGAGAAATTCGGAATGGTTATCAAAGGAAGATTGTGCGGTAACAATCCATAATGCTAGCTGTTTATTTCCCACtgagaaattgaagatttcatTACCAAGCTGTCTTGTAAATCTTGCTTCAATGGAAAGAAATGTTATTGACTTAATACCGCTTATTTGGAGAAATGTGCCAAAATACATCAAAATCGATCTCCATCTATTTCCAACGGTTCCAAAGACAACTCAAACAGTGaagttcttcaaaaatcttcgGATCGAAAATGGGCAAACCGTTAAATGGCTTCGTCTTGAAGAGAAAAGTCGAGAAGAGCGAAGAAGCGCAAATTTTCTAAGACTACCAGAAGGCCCATATATGGATATGTATTTCACAATTAAggataaatcaataaatcgaaTGCTTGACATTGCTGTTCTGGTGGAAGAAGAGTCTTTCGGGAAATATTACCATAGCACAATTAACCAAAAGGAATATTCTGCCTCGGCGAGAAAGTTCATCACTCCCGAACATGTTGCAAATTGCACGAGATGTTATAGACATCATGGCGTGAATAAGAGCAAAAGCAAATGGGAATTCGCTTGA